One Candidatus Methylomirabilota bacterium genomic region harbors:
- a CDS encoding ABC transporter substrate-binding protein — protein MTRRVGIGVLVTLVVAGLVTPVLAQKPARIGVLTPLSPPGDASAGQFIVRGAKMAADDVNARGGVLGGRKVELVIEDDSGTPEKGAAAFRKLATQDQVVAVIGQFHSSVMTAVQALAEQFQIPIFATQASARGITERHLTYTFRTHVIDPDRVRLWNQWIKERGFKRVALIAENTDYGVGVVEETRSLFKTMDVKAELKTIIFDRTSVDLTPQLLEIKSWNPDLVLNVGVGTPVYLIIKQAYDVGLFPAVPMLVSYDLPARPEYWKNLADKGTYLVFIAYYHPTMKLTARGEAMRKKYREQFNEDPVYGALNGYAQVLLLADALNAAKSDKGEDLVKGLLANKFEGWNATIGFTRGEGPYWQQWTPPMLFMQYTKPDMPFAEAKIVFPAEFKTADMVPAPKR, from the coding sequence ATGACGAGACGAGTCGGGATCGGGGTCCTGGTGACGCTGGTGGTGGCCGGGCTCGTCACGCCGGTGCTGGCCCAGAAACCGGCCAGGATCGGGGTGCTGACGCCGCTGTCCCCGCCAGGGGATGCGAGCGCCGGGCAGTTCATCGTCCGGGGCGCCAAGATGGCCGCCGACGACGTGAACGCCCGGGGCGGGGTGCTCGGCGGGCGGAAGGTCGAGCTGGTCATCGAGGACGATTCCGGCACGCCCGAGAAGGGCGCGGCGGCCTTCCGGAAGCTCGCCACCCAGGACCAGGTCGTCGCCGTCATCGGGCAGTTCCACAGCTCGGTGATGACGGCGGTGCAGGCCCTGGCCGAGCAGTTCCAGATCCCCATCTTCGCCACCCAGGCCTCGGCGCGGGGGATCACCGAGCGGCACCTCACCTACACCTTCCGCACGCACGTCATCGACCCGGACCGGGTGCGGCTCTGGAACCAGTGGATCAAGGAGCGGGGCTTCAAGCGGGTCGCCCTCATCGCCGAGAACACGGACTACGGGGTCGGCGTCGTCGAGGAGACCCGGAGCCTGTTCAAGACGATGGACGTCAAGGCGGAGCTGAAGACGATCATCTTCGACCGGACGTCGGTGGATCTCACCCCCCAGCTCCTCGAGATCAAGAGCTGGAATCCCGACCTCGTCCTGAACGTCGGGGTCGGCACCCCGGTCTACCTGATCATCAAGCAGGCGTACGACGTCGGGCTCTTCCCGGCCGTGCCCATGCTGGTCTCCTACGACCTGCCGGCCCGGCCCGAGTACTGGAAGAACCTGGCCGACAAGGGCACCTACCTCGTGTTCATCGCGTACTACCACCCGACGATGAAGCTCACCGCGCGGGGCGAGGCCATGCGGAAGAAGTACCGCGAGCAGTTCAACGAGGACCCCGTCTACGGCGCCCTCAACGGGTACGCCCAGGTCCTCCTGCTGGCCGACGCCCTCAACGCGGCCAAGAGCGACAAGGGCGAGGACCTGGTCAAGGGCCTCCTGGCCAACAAATTCGAGGGCTGGAACGCCACCATCGGCTTCACGCGCGGCGAGGGGCCCTACTGGCAGCAGTGGACGCCGCCGATGCTCTTCATGCAGTACACCAAGCCCGACATGCCGTTCGCCGAGGCCAAGATCGTCTTCCCGGCCGAGTTCAAGACCGCCGACATGGTGCCGGCGCCCAAGCGCTGA
- a CDS encoding branched-chain amino acid ABC transporter permease, whose product MDAHLLSQYVLSGIVIGLLYSLMALGITFIYSVMKMINWSMGEFYMIGSYVQYALLATVLGPERWYLALPLAMGTVFLLGLVVQRVLLRPMFVGMIERRDEYATVVTIALMVFFRNLAIVLGGPNQYAPRDYARPRMLGTLPISGNRFVALVATLILLGLFALAIKTTWVGRALRGAAQNRVGIQTAGIDVLRLDMLAFGVGVALAAAAGALLAPDFLVYPENGAISTFKGFEIIVIGGLGSIGGSVVGGLLLGVIEALGSVFLSAAYKDLYGFVLLIALLVFRPTGLFGERERTV is encoded by the coding sequence GTGGACGCGCACCTCCTCTCCCAGTACGTCCTCTCCGGCATCGTCATCGGGCTGCTCTACAGCCTCATGGCCCTCGGGATCACCTTCATCTACAGCGTCATGAAGATGATCAACTGGAGCATGGGCGAGTTCTACATGATCGGCAGCTACGTCCAGTACGCGCTGCTGGCGACCGTGCTCGGCCCCGAGCGGTGGTATCTCGCCCTGCCCCTGGCGATGGGCACGGTCTTCCTGCTCGGCCTGGTCGTCCAGCGAGTCCTGTTGCGGCCGATGTTCGTGGGCATGATCGAGCGGCGCGACGAGTACGCGACCGTCGTCACGATCGCGCTCATGGTGTTCTTCCGGAACCTGGCCATCGTCCTCGGCGGCCCGAACCAGTACGCCCCCCGCGACTACGCCCGCCCGCGGATGCTCGGCACGCTGCCGATCTCGGGGAACCGGTTCGTGGCCCTGGTGGCCACCCTGATCCTCCTGGGCCTCTTCGCCCTCGCCATCAAGACGACCTGGGTGGGCCGGGCCCTCCGCGGCGCCGCCCAGAACCGCGTGGGGATCCAGACGGCCGGCATCGACGTCCTCCGCCTCGACATGCTCGCCTTCGGCGTGGGCGTGGCCCTGGCGGCCGCGGCCGGGGCGCTCCTGGCGCCGGACTTCCTGGTCTATCCCGAGAACGGGGCGATCTCGACCTTCAAGGGGTTCGAGATCATCGTCATCGGTGGGCTCGGCTCCATCGGCGGGAGCGTCGTCGGCGGCCTGCTGCTCGGCGTGATCGAAGCGCTCGGCTCGGTCTTCCTCTCGGCGGCCTACAAGGACCTCTACGGCTTCGTGCTGCTCATCGCCCTCCTGGTGTTCCGCCCCACCGGCCTCTTCGGCGAGCGCGAGCGCACGGTGTGA